Proteins encoded within one genomic window of Amycolatopsis nigrescens CSC17Ta-90:
- a CDS encoding rhodanese-like domain-containing protein, producing MTVTSAVLSTVPAAPEQAAAHFAARLAFEADVSDVHADLTAKVPGLVVVDSRSAESWRQGHLPGAVHLPTAEIATRAAKLIPSDTVVVTYCWGPGCNGATRAALEFARLGYQVKEMIGGYEYWVREGFTAESAAGPISRPADDLTAPVHAVTCGC from the coding sequence ATGACCGTCACTTCCGCTGTGCTGTCCACCGTGCCCGCTGCACCTGAGCAGGCAGCCGCCCACTTCGCCGCCCGACTGGCCTTCGAGGCTGATGTCAGCGACGTGCACGCCGACCTCACCGCCAAGGTCCCCGGCCTGGTCGTGGTCGACTCGCGCAGTGCGGAGTCCTGGCGGCAGGGCCACCTCCCCGGTGCCGTGCACCTGCCCACCGCCGAGATCGCCACGCGGGCAGCCAAGCTGATCCCCAGTGACACCGTGGTGGTGACCTACTGCTGGGGGCCAGGCTGCAATGGGGCCACCAGAGCCGCGCTGGAGTTCGCTCGGCTCGGCTACCAGGTCAAGGAGATGATCGGCGGCTACGAATACTGGGTGCGCGAGGGTTTCACCGCCGAGTCCGCCGCCGGCCCGATCAGCCGCCCCGCAGACGACCTCACCGCCCCCGTCCACGCCGTCACCTGTGGCTGCTAA
- a CDS encoding dipeptide/oligopeptide/nickel ABC transporter permease/ATP-binding protein, which produces MVNRRGAKWLAALRTPVGAFAATLLVLVVALAVLAPVLWYDNAFEIDTEAIGQGPSAAHWLGTDELGRDILFRVLVATRLSVLLAVLATVIGVAVGLLLGTLPSLLPRPAARLVTSAVNIAVAFPGLLLVLFFSVIFGVGTHGAVLAVGFALAPSFARLAQTLSASVAGQDFVSAARISGVGRIRLLVRHILPNIGEPLVVNATIGAGASLLAFSGLSFLGIGVQAPDYDWGRLLGEGLNGIYVNPAAALAPGVAVVLAGLAFNLVGETVAGVIGVRTGARKLVPRPVTTAREDVAEDRDDAVLVVKNLQVAFPGPAGWTVPVRGVSFTVRAGEAIGVVGESGSGKSLTGLAVSRLVEAPAVVTADRLDFAGKPLLTTPERDLRGLLGTSLAMVFQDPMTSFNPTKRIGRQLAEVSEQHQGLPRAKAFARAVDRLRAVRIPAAERRARQYPHEFSGGMRQRAMIGMGLMGDPRLIIADEPTTALDVTVQRQLLRLLARTRAERNTAIILISHDIAVVSQTCERILVMYAGRVVEDLPSAGTPRHHYTRALLAATLDLETDRAAPLAVIPGRPPEPDRVPTGCAFADRCPAAADRCRLEDPVSERVDPEHRVACWYPHETSFSQPAKETVTAGGAE; this is translated from the coding sequence GTGGTGAATCGGCGCGGAGCGAAATGGCTCGCGGCCCTGCGCACCCCGGTGGGCGCGTTCGCGGCGACCCTGCTGGTACTGGTGGTCGCGCTCGCGGTGCTGGCCCCGGTCCTGTGGTACGACAACGCCTTCGAGATCGATACCGAGGCGATCGGCCAAGGACCGTCGGCGGCGCATTGGCTTGGCACCGACGAACTCGGTCGCGACATCCTCTTCCGGGTCCTGGTGGCGACCCGGCTTTCGGTGCTGCTGGCGGTGCTCGCGACGGTGATCGGGGTGGCGGTGGGGCTCCTACTCGGCACGTTGCCCTCGCTGCTGCCGCGCCCCGCCGCGCGGCTGGTCACCTCGGCGGTGAACATCGCGGTCGCGTTTCCCGGGCTGCTGCTGGTGTTGTTCTTCTCGGTCATCTTCGGTGTCGGTACCCATGGCGCGGTGCTGGCTGTCGGCTTCGCGCTGGCGCCGTCGTTCGCCCGGCTGGCGCAGACGCTGTCGGCTTCCGTGGCGGGCCAGGACTTCGTGTCCGCCGCGCGGATCTCCGGTGTCGGCAGGATCCGGCTGCTGGTCAGGCACATTCTGCCCAACATCGGTGAACCGCTGGTGGTGAACGCGACCATCGGCGCCGGCGCCTCGCTACTGGCTTTCTCGGGGCTGTCGTTTCTCGGCATCGGTGTGCAGGCACCGGATTACGACTGGGGACGGCTACTCGGCGAAGGGCTCAACGGGATCTACGTCAATCCGGCGGCGGCGCTCGCGCCGGGTGTCGCGGTGGTACTGGCCGGGCTGGCCTTCAACCTCGTGGGGGAGACCGTGGCCGGGGTGATTGGTGTCCGCACCGGGGCGCGCAAGCTCGTACCGCGGCCGGTAACTACCGCCAGGGAGGACGTCGCCGAGGATCGTGACGATGCCGTGCTGGTGGTGAAGAACCTCCAAGTGGCGTTCCCGGGTCCGGCGGGCTGGACGGTCCCGGTGCGAGGGGTGAGCTTCACCGTCCGCGCGGGCGAGGCGATCGGCGTCGTCGGTGAGTCGGGCTCGGGGAAGAGCCTGACCGGGCTGGCGGTGTCGCGGTTGGTCGAGGCGCCTGCCGTGGTCACCGCGGACCGGCTCGACTTCGCCGGGAAACCCTTGCTGACGACCCCGGAGCGGGACTTGCGCGGCTTGCTGGGCACGTCACTGGCGATGGTGTTCCAGGATCCGATGACCTCGTTCAACCCGACCAAGCGGATCGGCCGTCAGCTGGCGGAAGTGTCCGAACAGCACCAGGGCCTTCCGCGCGCCAAGGCGTTCGCCCGTGCCGTGGACCGGTTGCGCGCGGTGCGGATCCCCGCGGCCGAGCGGCGTGCCCGACAGTACCCGCACGAGTTCTCCGGCGGGATGCGGCAGCGCGCGATGATCGGCATGGGCCTGATGGGCGACCCGCGGCTGATCATCGCCGACGAGCCGACCACGGCGCTGGACGTCACCGTCCAGCGGCAATTGCTGCGCCTGCTGGCGCGGACCAGGGCGGAGCGGAACACGGCGATCATCCTGATCAGCCACGACATCGCCGTCGTTTCGCAGACCTGCGAGCGGATACTGGTCATGTACGCGGGCCGGGTGGTGGAGGACCTGCCGTCGGCCGGGACACCACGGCATCACTACACGAGGGCCCTGCTGGCCGCGACGCTGGACCTCGAGACCGATCGAGCCGCGCCGCTCGCGGTGATCCCCGGCCGTCCGCCGGAACCGGATCGCGTGCCCACCGGCTGCGCCTTCGCCGACCGGTGCCCCGCGGCAGCCGATCGGTGCCGTCTCGAAGACCCGGTCTCCGAGCGCGTGGATCCCGAGCACCGCGTCGCGTGCTGGTATCCGCACGAGACGTCGTTTTCCCAGCCCGCCAAGGAAACCGTGACCGCCGGAGGTGCGGAGTGA
- a CDS encoding ABC transporter permease: MTAALAPAGLRGSRWLSFAVRRLGRFAFSLWVLVSTAFLMIQLIPGDPVRAALGLTAPVELVNARRAALGLDDPLWLQYVHYLGGLVTGELGTSMTSGQPVAEVIGDRLPATLQLALPAFAVVIAVAIPLGVLFAVLTRGGRRRGGELAFTTTTVFFAAIPEFLLAVALVAFFAVQLGWFPVAGSEGAGSLVLPVIALALGPASVLSRIVRVETLSVLGDDFIRTARAKRLPARLVYLRHALPNALTATLTMGGLMLTGMVAGTVLVENVFAWPGLGSTIAQSILQKDYPLVQGIVLVYGIGVLLVNLTVDVLLAVLDPRSTIRES, encoded by the coding sequence ATGACGGCCGCGCTCGCCCCGGCCGGGTTGCGCGGCAGTCGGTGGCTCTCGTTCGCCGTGCGTCGCCTCGGCCGGTTCGCGTTTTCGCTGTGGGTCTTGGTCAGCACGGCGTTCCTGATGATCCAGCTGATCCCCGGCGACCCGGTCCGGGCGGCACTCGGCCTGACCGCGCCGGTCGAACTGGTGAACGCGCGGCGGGCGGCCCTCGGCCTCGACGATCCGCTGTGGCTGCAGTACGTCCACTACCTCGGCGGGCTGGTTACCGGTGAACTCGGGACGTCGATGACGAGCGGGCAGCCGGTCGCCGAGGTGATCGGAGACCGGCTGCCCGCCACCCTGCAACTGGCGCTGCCCGCCTTCGCGGTGGTCATCGCCGTGGCGATCCCGCTGGGTGTCCTGTTCGCCGTGCTGACCCGCGGCGGCCGCCGTCGTGGTGGTGAACTGGCGTTCACGACCACGACCGTCTTCTTCGCGGCCATTCCGGAGTTCCTGCTCGCGGTCGCGCTGGTGGCGTTCTTCGCGGTCCAGCTCGGCTGGTTCCCGGTGGCGGGGAGCGAGGGCGCGGGTTCGCTTGTGCTCCCGGTGATCGCGCTGGCGCTCGGCCCGGCCTCGGTGCTATCGCGGATCGTGCGGGTGGAGACGCTTTCGGTGCTGGGCGACGACTTCATCCGCACCGCGCGGGCGAAACGGTTGCCGGCGCGGCTGGTCTACCTCCGGCACGCGCTGCCGAACGCGCTGACCGCGACGCTGACCATGGGCGGGCTGATGCTGACCGGGATGGTCGCCGGGACGGTGCTGGTGGAGAACGTGTTCGCCTGGCCAGGTCTCGGTTCGACGATCGCGCAGTCGATCCTGCAGAAGGACTATCCGCTGGTGCAGGGAATCGTGCTCGTCTACGGAATCGGGGTCCTGCTGGTGAACCTGACGGTGGACGTGCTGCTGGCCGTCCTCGACCCGCGTTCGACGATCCGGGAGAGCTGA
- a CDS encoding serine hydrolase domain-containing protein, whose product MSKISEIDTWLEENLPALLTKHQVPGVAVAVFADGEVIDHAAGLLNKSTGVESTVDSVFQIGSITKVWTTTLAMQLVDEGSLDLDKPVREYLPEFHLSDDDAASRITVRQLTCHTSGFEGDIFTDTGLGDDCVAKLVATLSDVPQLFQPGEMFSYNNAGYCVLGRIVEVLRGKSYDDCLRDHLFKPLGLTHAATGPYDAIRYRAAIGHLQPTPDDEPVAAPVWALTRSNVPAGSHLAMRPRDLLTFVRMHLNEGRADDGTQVLKPETARAMRERQVELPYLGLMGGAWGLGWMIFDWEGGPVIGHDGGTIGQSAFLRVVPGSNVAVALLTNGGKPLHLYLDIFRKVLGDLADVEVPALPEPNAAETPADPSRYVGEYSSQVADVVVSQDEDGGLWLERTPKGVFADLGGPPEKSRLHGYKGDTLVAEHDGLGLHLPHAFVGDDGSGRALYVHTGRADRRVSR is encoded by the coding sequence ATGTCGAAAATTTCCGAAATCGATACCTGGCTCGAGGAGAACCTACCCGCACTACTGACGAAACATCAGGTGCCCGGTGTGGCCGTCGCGGTCTTCGCGGACGGTGAGGTGATCGACCATGCGGCCGGCCTGCTGAACAAGAGCACCGGTGTCGAATCCACAGTGGACTCCGTGTTCCAGATCGGGTCGATCACCAAGGTGTGGACGACCACCCTGGCGATGCAGCTGGTCGACGAAGGCAGCCTGGACCTCGACAAGCCGGTCCGTGAATACCTTCCCGAGTTCCACCTCTCCGACGACGACGCCGCTTCCCGGATCACCGTGCGGCAGCTGACCTGCCACACGTCCGGATTCGAGGGCGACATCTTCACCGACACCGGGCTGGGCGACGACTGCGTCGCGAAGCTCGTCGCGACGTTGTCCGACGTGCCCCAGTTGTTCCAGCCGGGGGAGATGTTCTCCTACAACAACGCCGGCTACTGCGTGCTCGGCCGGATCGTCGAGGTGCTGCGCGGCAAGTCCTACGACGACTGCCTGCGTGACCACCTGTTCAAGCCGCTCGGGCTGACCCACGCGGCCACCGGGCCCTACGACGCCATCCGGTACCGCGCCGCGATCGGCCACCTCCAGCCGACGCCGGACGACGAGCCGGTCGCCGCGCCCGTCTGGGCGTTGACCCGGTCGAACGTCCCCGCTGGTTCGCATCTCGCGATGCGCCCGCGCGACCTGCTCACCTTCGTGCGCATGCACCTGAACGAAGGCCGCGCGGACGACGGCACCCAGGTGCTCAAGCCCGAAACCGCGCGCGCCATGCGGGAGCGCCAGGTCGAACTGCCCTACCTCGGCCTGATGGGCGGGGCATGGGGACTCGGCTGGATGATCTTCGACTGGGAGGGCGGCCCGGTGATCGGCCACGACGGCGGCACCATCGGCCAGTCGGCGTTCTTGCGCGTGGTGCCGGGCAGCAACGTCGCGGTGGCACTGCTGACCAACGGCGGCAAGCCGTTGCACCTCTACCTGGACATCTTCCGGAAGGTGCTGGGCGACCTGGCCGACGTCGAGGTTCCCGCGCTGCCCGAGCCCAACGCGGCCGAAACCCCGGCCGACCCGTCCCGGTATGTGGGCGAGTACTCCTCGCAGGTCGCGGACGTCGTCGTGAGCCAGGACGAGGACGGTGGCCTTTGGCTGGAACGCACGCCGAAGGGGGTCTTCGCCGACCTCGGTGGTCCGCCGGAGAAGAGCAGGCTCCACGGCTACAAGGGCGACACTCTGGTCGCCGAACATGACGGGCTGGGTCTGCACCTGCCGCACGCCTTCGTCGGTGACGACGGCAGCGGCCGGGCGCTGTACGTCCACACAGGACGGGCCGACCGCCGGGTGAGCCGGTGA
- a CDS encoding serine hydrolase: MTRRLDLDDLYEIAVPSQPSLSPDGERIVYVLRTADRDEDRNVDTLWEVGATTGEARQLTRGTADMAPSWAPDGTRIAFLRAKDGSPQVWFLPSSSGEAEQITELPFGAGSPVWSPDGGKIAFSAAVENAGGEPASNAPVVADRLDFKADGAGLIKTIRKHLHVLDVVTKEVRQVTFGDWHAGDPAWSPDGTHLAFSAGRDADADLTFRSGAYVIDVTSTASEPRLIGSGDGMAGPVSWTADSRALLVVGRNDTEVGHLGLRRVPLDGGDPVDLTASLDRNVMPGGAGYPGALPKSTAGGSILFGLRDRGYTQLYEVDTDNGTPRAVLAGDLVVSGMDVAGGRVVVVMATNTSFGEIAVVDKATGAVDVRTRHGASVADVEFFRHEEREFTISDGTVVHGWLLRDPARTGSAPLLLDIHGGPHNAWNGAADSVHLYHQALATRGWAVLLLNPRGSDGYGEDFFTGAVGGWGIADSRDFLEPLDQLVAEGIADADRLAVAGYSYGGFMTCYLTSRDDRFVAAVAGGVVSDLTSMEGTSDAGHYLAVRELGGSSRGKTYEQFSPLAKVAKVRTPTLVIQGAEDERCPVGQAEQWFSALRARGVPSRLVLYPGASHLFILDGPPSHRLDFNRRVLAWVEQYAATADGASRVPIDAAHWRRRLAELARKYRVPGAALGIVRVGDGAEVHVTHGVLSMATGVEVTEESLFQIGSVSKVWTSTVVMQLVDDGLLDLDAPISDVVGELRLADPDVAKQVTMRHLLTHTSGIDGDVFTDTGRGDDCLERYVEILDQAAQNHPLGETFSYCNSGFVLMGRVIEKLTGLTWDAAMREKLFAPLGLTHTVTLPEEALMFRAAVGHVANGDDDPRPAPFWGLPRNMGPAGLITATTKDVLGFARLHLTGGLTPTGERILTTASATAMAEKQTDIPGKHSLGDSWGLGWIRDDWSGRRVIGHDGNTIGQSAFLRLLPDQGLAVTLLTNGGNTRDLYQELYREIFAELADVAMPRPLEPPATPVTVDGSRHVGVYERAGVVMVVLAEGDGIRLRQTATGPLAELMPEKTMEFDLVPVTDSLFVCREPGARTWMPVTFYTLPTGEPYMHYGVRATPKVA; encoded by the coding sequence ATGACCCGACGTCTCGATCTCGACGACCTGTACGAAATCGCCGTTCCCAGCCAACCTTCGCTATCACCGGACGGCGAACGGATCGTGTATGTCCTGCGCACCGCGGACCGCGACGAGGACCGGAACGTGGACACGCTCTGGGAGGTCGGCGCGACCACCGGCGAAGCCCGGCAGCTCACGCGCGGAACCGCGGACATGGCGCCGAGCTGGGCGCCGGACGGCACGCGGATCGCGTTCCTCCGGGCCAAGGACGGTTCGCCGCAGGTGTGGTTCCTGCCGTCGTCGAGCGGGGAGGCCGAACAGATCACCGAACTTCCGTTCGGGGCGGGCTCTCCGGTGTGGAGCCCGGACGGCGGCAAGATCGCGTTCTCGGCCGCGGTCGAGAACGCGGGCGGCGAACCCGCCTCGAACGCCCCGGTGGTGGCGGACCGGCTGGACTTCAAAGCTGACGGCGCAGGGCTGATCAAGACCATCCGCAAGCACCTGCACGTTCTCGACGTCGTCACGAAGGAAGTCCGGCAGGTCACCTTCGGCGATTGGCACGCCGGCGATCCCGCCTGGTCGCCCGATGGCACGCACCTGGCGTTCTCCGCCGGACGGGACGCGGACGCGGACCTCACGTTCCGTTCCGGCGCCTACGTTATCGACGTGACCTCGACGGCCTCGGAGCCGCGGCTGATCGGCTCCGGCGACGGCATGGCGGGTCCGGTCAGCTGGACCGCCGACAGCCGTGCGCTACTGGTGGTCGGGCGGAACGACACCGAAGTCGGCCACCTCGGCCTGCGGCGGGTCCCGCTCGATGGCGGGGACCCGGTCGATCTGACGGCTTCACTGGACCGTAACGTGATGCCCGGCGGCGCCGGCTATCCCGGCGCGCTGCCGAAATCGACCGCGGGCGGTTCTATCCTTTTCGGACTCCGAGATCGTGGCTACACCCAGCTGTACGAAGTGGACACGGACAACGGAACTCCGCGTGCGGTACTCGCGGGCGACCTGGTCGTGTCCGGAATGGACGTCGCGGGCGGCCGGGTGGTGGTCGTCATGGCCACGAACACCTCGTTCGGCGAGATCGCGGTCGTCGACAAGGCCACCGGCGCCGTCGACGTACGTACCCGGCACGGTGCCTCGGTCGCCGACGTCGAGTTCTTTCGCCACGAGGAACGGGAATTCACCATCAGCGACGGGACCGTCGTGCACGGCTGGCTGCTGCGCGACCCGGCACGGACCGGTTCCGCGCCGCTGTTGCTCGACATCCACGGCGGCCCGCACAACGCCTGGAACGGCGCGGCCGACTCGGTCCATCTCTATCACCAAGCGCTCGCCACGCGAGGCTGGGCGGTGCTGCTGCTCAACCCGCGGGGCAGCGACGGCTACGGTGAAGACTTCTTCACGGGCGCCGTCGGCGGGTGGGGTATCGCCGATTCCCGCGACTTCCTCGAACCCTTGGATCAGCTGGTCGCCGAAGGGATCGCAGACGCGGACCGGCTGGCCGTGGCGGGCTACAGCTATGGCGGGTTCATGACCTGCTACCTGACCAGCCGCGACGACCGCTTCGTCGCCGCTGTCGCCGGTGGCGTGGTCAGCGACCTGACCAGCATGGAAGGCACCTCCGACGCGGGGCACTACCTGGCCGTCCGTGAGCTCGGCGGTTCGTCTCGGGGCAAGACGTACGAGCAGTTCTCGCCGCTCGCCAAGGTCGCCAAGGTGCGGACGCCGACGTTGGTCATCCAAGGCGCGGAGGACGAACGGTGCCCGGTCGGTCAGGCCGAGCAGTGGTTCAGCGCCCTACGTGCCCGCGGCGTTCCGTCTCGGCTGGTGCTGTACCCGGGTGCCTCGCATCTGTTCATCCTCGATGGTCCGCCCTCGCATCGCCTCGACTTCAACCGGCGTGTACTCGCGTGGGTCGAGCAGTACGCCGCGACGGCGGACGGGGCGTCGCGGGTACCGATCGACGCGGCGCACTGGCGGCGGCGCCTGGCCGAACTGGCGCGCAAGTACCGCGTTCCCGGCGCCGCGTTGGGCATCGTGCGGGTCGGCGACGGCGCGGAGGTGCACGTCACCCACGGCGTGCTGAGCATGGCGACCGGGGTCGAGGTCACCGAGGAGTCCTTGTTCCAGATCGGCTCGGTCTCCAAGGTGTGGACCTCGACCGTGGTGATGCAACTGGTCGACGACGGGCTCCTCGACCTGGACGCGCCGATCTCCGACGTCGTCGGTGAACTGCGGCTGGCCGATCCGGACGTCGCCAAGCAGGTGACCATGCGGCATCTGCTCACGCACACCAGCGGAATCGACGGTGACGTCTTCACCGACACCGGCCGTGGCGACGACTGCCTCGAGCGCTACGTCGAAATCCTCGACCAGGCCGCGCAGAACCACCCGCTCGGCGAGACCTTCTCCTACTGCAACTCGGGATTCGTGCTCATGGGCAGGGTGATCGAGAAGCTCACCGGGCTGACCTGGGACGCCGCGATGCGCGAGAAGCTGTTCGCCCCGCTCGGCCTCACCCATACCGTGACCCTGCCCGAGGAAGCGCTGATGTTCCGCGCGGCCGTCGGTCACGTCGCCAACGGAGACGACGACCCGCGGCCCGCGCCCTTCTGGGGACTGCCCCGAAACATGGGCCCGGCGGGCCTGATCACCGCCACGACCAAGGACGTCCTCGGGTTCGCCAGGCTGCACCTGACCGGCGGTCTCACCCCGACCGGGGAGCGGATCCTGACGACGGCGTCCGCCACCGCGATGGCCGAAAAGCAGACCGACATCCCCGGTAAGCACTCGCTCGGCGACTCCTGGGGTCTCGGCTGGATCCGCGACGACTGGAGCGGACGGCGGGTCATCGGCCACGACGGCAACACGATCGGGCAGTCAGCGTTCCTGCGGCTGCTGCCCGACCAAGGACTCGCCGTCACGCTGCTCACCAACGGTGGCAACACCCGCGACCTGTACCAGGAGCTGTATCGGGAGATCTTCGCCGAGCTGGCCGATGTGGCGATGCCGCGGCCGCTCGAACCGCCCGCGACTCCGGTCACCGTCGACGGTTCGAGGCACGTCGGTGTCTATGAGCGGGCCGGCGTGGTGATGGTGGTCCTGGCCGAAGGGGACGGGATCCGGCTCCGGCAGACCGCCACGGGTCCGCTGGCCGAGCTCATGCCGGAGAAGACGATGGAGTTCGACCTGGTCCCGGTGACCGACTCGCTCTTCGTCTGCCGTGAGCCGGGGGCACGGACGTGGATGCCGGTCACCTTCTACACGTTGCCGACAGGTGAGCCGTACATGCACTACGGCGTACGCGCGACTCCGAAGGTGGCCTAG
- a CDS encoding ABC transporter substrate-binding protein codes for MTGIAGRLPAAIASVVALTVSACGGTSQSGQDRTANQKLADGKTFTMAIGTDPGALDPAMTVLSVALEMGRFLYDSLINLDETGKPIAGLAEKWEATTTTASFTLRNGITCDDGAPLTASDVAANINFAGDPANKSPMSGLAVAPETKATADDAARTITLASGAPDAFLLRNIGGLPIVCGKGVRDRSALAKGKHGNGMFTMTEAVPNDHYTLTRRKDYAWGPGDWRRDQPGLPDKVVFRVIQNTTTAANLLLSRELNAARITGQDQQRLRAQKLYHGDQVVPMGEMFFNQAPGRAGGDEAVRRALVQALDLAQIGKVLTSGSGAPSQGMVTTEPKACAGDSVTGKVPGFDVAAAKSGLDKAGWTPGPDGIRVKDGKRLELTAIYGTQLGPTMAPTAELMQQSWKAVGADVTLKGVDSPGTSQVLFNTGEWDISMAPLTLLLPSQAVSFVSGSKPPAGTNFAHIENERYESRAAQAAQLPGDAGCAAWLAAESALTERVDVVPYVNSVIPTFGSDARFKINFGSIEPSSVRMYS; via the coding sequence GTGACCGGAATCGCCGGCCGGCTCCCCGCCGCGATCGCGAGCGTGGTGGCCTTGACCGTGAGCGCGTGCGGGGGGACGTCGCAATCCGGACAGGACCGGACCGCGAACCAGAAACTGGCCGACGGCAAGACCTTCACCATGGCGATCGGCACGGATCCGGGAGCGCTGGATCCCGCGATGACCGTGCTCTCGGTCGCACTCGAGATGGGCCGTTTCCTTTACGACAGCCTGATCAACCTCGACGAGACGGGCAAGCCGATCGCCGGCCTCGCCGAGAAGTGGGAGGCCACCACGACCACGGCCTCCTTCACCCTGCGGAACGGGATCACCTGCGACGACGGCGCCCCGCTCACCGCGAGCGACGTGGCGGCGAACATCAACTTCGCCGGCGATCCCGCCAACAAATCCCCGATGTCCGGGCTCGCGGTCGCGCCGGAAACCAAGGCGACCGCGGACGACGCGGCGCGGACGATCACTCTCGCGAGCGGAGCGCCGGACGCGTTCCTGCTCCGCAACATCGGCGGCCTGCCGATCGTCTGCGGTAAGGGCGTGCGCGACCGGTCGGCGCTGGCCAAGGGAAAGCACGGCAACGGTATGTTCACCATGACCGAAGCCGTGCCGAACGACCACTACACCCTCACCCGGCGGAAGGACTACGCGTGGGGGCCGGGGGACTGGCGGCGTGATCAGCCGGGCTTGCCGGACAAGGTGGTCTTCCGGGTCATCCAGAACACCACGACCGCGGCGAACCTGCTGCTGTCCCGCGAACTCAACGCCGCCAGGATCACGGGTCAGGACCAGCAGCGCCTCCGTGCCCAGAAGCTGTATCACGGCGATCAGGTCGTGCCGATGGGCGAGATGTTCTTCAACCAGGCGCCCGGCCGGGCTGGCGGCGACGAGGCCGTTCGTCGCGCACTGGTGCAGGCGCTCGATCTCGCCCAGATCGGCAAGGTCCTCACCAGCGGCTCCGGGGCGCCCAGCCAGGGAATGGTCACTACCGAACCCAAGGCCTGCGCCGGTGATTCGGTGACCGGCAAGGTTCCGGGCTTCGACGTCGCCGCGGCCAAGTCGGGCCTCGACAAGGCGGGCTGGACACCGGGGCCGGACGGCATACGCGTCAAGGACGGCAAGCGGCTCGAGCTCACCGCCATCTACGGCACCCAGTTGGGGCCGACGATGGCGCCGACCGCCGAACTGATGCAGCAGTCCTGGAAGGCGGTCGGCGCGGACGTCACGCTCAAGGGCGTCGACAGCCCAGGGACCAGCCAGGTGCTTTTCAACACCGGCGAGTGGGACATCTCGATGGCACCGCTGACCCTGTTGCTGCCGAGCCAGGCCGTGTCGTTCGTCTCCGGGTCGAAGCCGCCCGCGGGCACGAACTTCGCGCACATCGAGAACGAGCGGTACGAGTCGCGGGCCGCGCAGGCGGCGCAGCTGCCGGGAGACGCCGGCTGCGCGGCCTGGCTGGCGGCGGAATCGGCGCTCACCGAGCGAGTCGACGTCGTCCCCTACGTCAACTCGGTCATCCCGACCTTCGGCAGCGACGCCCGGTTCAAGATCAATTTCGGTTCGATCGAGCCGTCGTCGGTCCGGATGTACAGCTGA
- a CDS encoding ABC transporter ATP-binding protein — MSDLVFDAVSVRYGGRRGLTAVDQVCLTVASGQVVGLVGESGSGKSTLARAAVGLSPVSAGRVLLGGVDVRKLPRRRPLQMVFQDPYSSLDPRMSIEESITEAIPRAVLSSRAARQDEVARLLELVNLDPERAGHLPGQLSGGQRQRVALARALAGRPEVLIADEITSALDVSVQGAVLNLVRSVQRRLGLSMLFISHNLAVVRYLSDIVAVMYLGRIVEVGPAEQVLTDPRHPYTRDLLAAAPSPHTSLFDTGADEATADTEPADPHHPPGGCRYHPRCPVGPLVRADRELCLQADPAQPDPTRPDPTEAGPTQDVAHRRHSAACHFSENERHQPAISRGASAS, encoded by the coding sequence GTGAGCGACCTCGTCTTCGACGCGGTGAGCGTGCGGTACGGCGGGAGGCGTGGTCTCACCGCGGTTGACCAGGTCTGCCTGACCGTCGCGTCCGGACAGGTCGTCGGGCTCGTCGGCGAATCGGGCTCGGGGAAATCGACGCTGGCACGCGCCGCGGTCGGGCTCTCACCGGTCAGCGCGGGACGGGTACTGCTCGGCGGGGTGGACGTCCGGAAACTGCCCCGGCGACGTCCACTGCAGATGGTGTTCCAGGATCCGTATTCCTCTTTGGACCCCCGGATGAGCATCGAGGAGTCGATCACCGAAGCGATCCCGCGTGCTGTCCTTTCCAGCCGGGCCGCGCGCCAGGACGAGGTCGCCCGGCTCCTGGAACTGGTCAACCTCGACCCGGAGCGCGCCGGGCACCTGCCGGGGCAGCTCTCCGGCGGTCAGCGGCAACGAGTGGCGCTCGCCCGTGCGCTGGCCGGACGGCCGGAGGTGCTGATCGCGGACGAGATCACCTCCGCGCTCGACGTCTCGGTGCAGGGCGCGGTGCTCAATCTCGTCCGGTCCGTGCAACGGCGACTCGGTCTGTCGATGCTGTTCATCTCGCACAACCTCGCCGTCGTGCGCTATCTCAGCGATATCGTCGCCGTGATGTACCTCGGCCGGATTGTCGAGGTGGGCCCGGCGGAGCAGGTGCTCACCGATCCACGGCATCCGTACACCCGCGACCTGCTCGCCGCGGCGCCTTCCCCGCACACCTCCCTGTTCGACACCGGCGCGGACGAGGCGACCGCCGACACCGAACCCGCCGACCCGCACCATCCGCCGGGCGGATGCCGCTATCACCCGCGATGTCCGGTCGGGCCGCTCGTACGAGCCGACCGCGAACTTTGCCTACAGGCGGATCCCGCTCAGCCGGATCCCACTCGGCCGGATCCCACTGAGGCAGGTCCCACTCAGGACGTGGCACACCGGCGTCACTCGGCGGCCTGCCACTTCAGCGAGAACGAGCGTCACCAGCCCGCGATCTCCAGAGGAGCAAGTGCATCATGA